From the genome of Nitrospira sp. CR1.1:
GGAGCACGATGACCCCGGCCAAGACCAATGCAATGGTGGACCAGTGCGGCCTCGAGCACATGGATGATGCCTTATTCTGCGACATTGTCCGGACTTCCGTAGCGTAAGGGCTGAGACAACATGTCCCTCATGGACCAGATGCGCGACAACTCGGACGCACTTCTAGAAGCATGTGGCTGACAGGCGATATACGCACCGAAACCCATCGCGACTCCTGACGACCGCCTTCCGTGGCCATTCAGGCGCGCTACTTAAAAGCGTAATTTCCGCTGATCCATCTTTGTCAGAAAGAAACTGACATGATGAAAACTTTCATCCTGACCGGCACACTCATCCTGTGCTTGTTTGTCGTCGCGCTCATGATTTCGGTTCGTGCTCAATGTCAAACCAGGAGCACACGCGAGAACGACCGGGGCTTGGCGCACCACGAGTTGGAATTGGCCCGCCTCTTCCATCTTCATTCCCCCCCACTGCTGATTTTTCCCACGTCCTCCGCACGCGCCCAAACTCTTCGCTTATGCATAACGATGTGTTAGGGTAACGGACCCTTTGATTGGAATTTCCTTTTGCGTCGATCTATCTTCCTTTTGCTTCTCGTCATGACGGTTTCGACCGGAAACCTCCTCCTGACCGAAACACCTTCGCACAGTCAGGGCGGAGGGAGCCAGGTCACCATCACGCCAACCGACGGCAAAGTCATTGCCTGGTCTGCTGCAGGGGGAGGGGTTGAGGAATCGCTGGAACCCGGAGAAGCGGTCGTCACCTCCGGAGCGCGCGGACACACCGGATTCGTCCAGACGTCGAGCCGGTTGTTAGGATTTTCTGCCGGCCTGCGTCAATGGCGGGAGGTTTCACTCGGAGTCGAAGAACGGATCGGACGGCATCAATTGCTGCCGTTTCTGATTCTCGCCCACAGCAATCAGCAGGTGTATGGATTCCAGGAAACGCGCGGACATTGGACCACCGTTTCGCTGGGACCCAACGAGACCGTGTCGCAGCTTCGCGGTCATGGACATGTCGCCGTGGCCATCACCAACGAACGGGCCCTGGGGTTTTCGACCTATACCGGCGGTTTCTTCAACATCGCCTGGACGCCTGAAGAGCGAGTCCTGTCCGTCGACGGCAGCCAGAGCGGCATAGTCGTCCGCACCTCGTCTCGCACCGTCATCTTCAAGTCTCAATCCACCGGCTGGACCGAGGTGCGATAGCGAGTCTCCACACACCCGATCACGAGCTCACATCCGTCCTTCGTCCAGCTCGATCGCATCGACCCAGGTGGTCGCGGGAGGCAGCGCCGTCACCGGTACGCCTCGCTTCGTGGCGATGTCCTGCAGACGCCCCTGATACCGCTGCTTCGCCGCATCATCCTTCGGGCCTCCGGTGAGAATGCCCTTCGACCACTCGGCAATTTCTTGATCGGAATGCTTACGGCCGTGAGTGGTGACCCAAGCTAGTAGTGACTCATCGCTTCCACCCGCCAACACCTGCTGCTCGAAGGCTTTCGGGTCGATCTGCAGAAAATCGATCAAATACTTATCGAACCCGACCGTGATGTAGTTGTAATCCTGAATCTTGCCGGCATGCCGCAGGCGGACTTTATCAATGAAGCGGCCCAGGTGAGCGATGCCGCCGAGGAGGGCTTTGGGACTGCGGGGATAATTCATCATCGTAATGTTCTCCAATCGAAAGGCTTGTTTGAAAGTTACGTCTTGCCTCGCGAAACCCAATAACCAGGTTTTCGTTTCAGGTGCATGACAGCCGCAACATAGATGACTTCTCCTTCGACCGCATAGATCACGCCGTAGGGAAACCGCTGCAGAAGATAGCGTCGGAATCGGCCCTTGAGGATTCGCCACACTGTGGAGTGTTGTCGAATCTGTTCGAAAGCAGACTCAACCGCGTCGAGAAACTCTTGCCCGAGTCCCTCACGGCAATCTTCATAAAACAATGCGGCTTGGCGGATTTCCAACTTCGCGGCGGGATCGAGGCGTACTCTCAATGCCCAAGTTCCTTGCGGATCTCACGCAGCGCCGTACGTGCAGCAACTGTCTTGGTCGCCTTTCGCTTCCACGCGGCAAATCGCTTCTCAGCCTCCGCAATCCACGCTTCGTCCACGACAGTGAGTGGCTCGCGCTTCATCTGCACAAGTAATCGTTCAGCCAACCGCTCGCGTTCGGTCGCCGGCAACTTCCGCGCCTGTTTTTCGAGAGCCAACGCTCGTGCGGTCATCGTTTTCCTCCTGCTACAGACAGTCTCCGCTGAGTGCAACCGCCGCTTCACGAGAGACCGAGGGAAAGTCATCGAGAAAGTCCTCAAGAGAGGAGCTTCCTTCAAGGTAGTCGAAGAGAGTCTGAACCAGAACGCACGTTCCCTTGAAACAGAGGGCGCCGCTCATGATTTCCGGATCACGGCTGAGATATTGGGCTTCTATAGGCATCTCCAAGAGCCTCTCCTGCCGGCAAGTCTACTGGTAAGTACAACAGAAATCTATACGGAAGCCAGAACCCCCATTATCCAGTTTTCTCTGTCGGTGAAGCCTCGGCGGGACCCCGTTCCTCCGGCAAGGTCGCGCGGTAATAGGCCAGCGGTCGTTTCCTACCTGAATCCAGAAAGACTCCCGACCCCTTTGTTCCTCCGACCCCTTTGTTCCTCCTCAGAAGTCAGCCTCAAAGGTTTGATCTTCCTTCACTGGACCGAACAGCCTCCCTGCGTTCTAACGCGCCGGTTCAACAGCGGCGCGCAGCGCCGTCCGCTGCAACCGGTTGTTAGACCGCTGCCCGACTACCTCAAAAGTTACCAGACTTCAGATTGCGCCGGAGCTCATGGCCTGCTTCGGCGGAACCGACAATCTCGGTGACGACGCCAATAACCCGACGCGTGTCGTA
Proteins encoded in this window:
- a CDS encoding DUF5069 domain-containing protein; this translates as MMNYPRSPKALLGGIAHLGRFIDKVRLRHAGKIQDYNYITVGFDKYLIDFLQIDPKAFEQQVLAGGSDESLLAWVTTHGRKHSDQEIAEWSKGILTGGPKDDAAKQRYQGRLQDIATKRGVPVTALPPATTWVDAIELDEGRM
- a CDS encoding type II toxin-antitoxin system RelE/ParE family toxin; protein product: MRVRLDPAAKLEIRQAALFYEDCREGLGQEFLDAVESAFEQIRQHSTVWRILKGRFRRYLLQRFPYGVIYAVEGEVIYVAAVMHLKRKPGYWVSRGKT
- a CDS encoding DUF433 domain-containing protein; the protein is MPIEAQYLSRDPEIMSGALCFKGTCVLVQTLFDYLEGSSSLEDFLDDFPSVSREAAVALSGDCL